CCTCTATGATGTAAGGAACTTCCAGAACTGTCCAAAGAAACATTGCAGGTATTGTTGTGAATATGCATGTTGATACGCAAATCTGGATGTTTAACGTCAACATCGGGTCTTTTCCCTTCCGTATCCCTAAACTTGTCTACAATAGCATCTTTCGTTTTCTGGGATACATATAAAGAGTGTGTAAAAGCTTCAGAATTTACCGTAGAATCAATGGCAAAAGTATCTTCAACAGAAAGATATTCCGTCCAGTCCATTTCATAGATTTTTCGATATAAATCTTTCTCATTGCCCACCTGAAAGGAATTTATGGGCTTAATTATTTTAATGGCCGTCCGCAAACAGAGATTGGCCTTGTACATGAACCCAGTATCACCCTCAAAGGCTACGTTTCGCACACCCTCTTTTACATTGCTCGCTCCAAGGTTCCGCAATTCTTTTGCCAGGATTTCTTCAAACCCGAAAAGGGTCTTGGCCACCATTCTAAAATTATTACCCATCAGCTATTTTTAACCTACCACAAAAATACGTTAATTTTGATGCCGAAAAGGAGAAACACCAATTCCTTTCTAATCACCTTACTATCATAAATGATATATCTATTACCCGTACTTGGAGTTCTTCTCAGTTTTATTTTAGTCCTAATACTAAAGCCCAAGAATAAGGAGCATTTTAAACTGTTACTCGCATTTAGCGGTACATTTCTATTGGCACTTACCATTTTTGAGCTGCTACCAGAAGTTTATGATAACTCAGATACCAAAACAATTGGGGTGTTTATAATGCTCGGTATCCTACTACAGATTTTTTTGGAATTCTTTTCCAAGGGTGCGGAACACGGCCATGTTCACCTATCGAGTCAGAGTGAAGTGTTCCCTTGGCTCCTGTTCCTAAGTCTTTCGCTACATTCGCTTTTAGAAGGTGTCCCCGTCTTGACAAATGAAACAATGGTATACGCTATTTTAATTCATAAAATACCCATTGCTCTTATACTTAGTCTGTTCCTTTTGGGCTCTAAACTTAAGACCTTTTATGCCGGTTTATTTATAGTAATCTTTGCCTTCATGACTCCCTTAGGAACATTTTTAGCTGATAATATAGCTCTCATTGAGGACTATTCCGTTTATTTGAATGCCATGGCAATCGGCGTGTTTTTTCATATCTCTACCGTAATATTGTTTGAAAGTTCTGAAGGACATAAGTTTAACCTTAGGAAATTATTGGTAATCATATTAGGAATAGTGATTGCATATTTTTTGTAAATGTTCAGTAAAGAAGAATCTAGAAAACTAAGAGAAGCGTTTTGGATAGCCTTTGGAAAATCCTATCCTAGAAAATGGATTCTTTATAAAACGGGTAAGAAGGGTTTGGATTTTAAATTTCATTTCAATTTAAAAAGCGCTATGGTCTCGCTAGATGTTACTGGTAATTTAGAACAACGCATTGAAATATGGGAAAAACTAAATTCATTGAAAAGTATACTCCTAGCGGACTACCTGCCCACCGCCATTTTCGAAGATTGTTACCTTTTAGAAAACCAAAAGGAAATTTCTCGTATCTATGTAGAACGACAAAATGTTTCTATTCATAATAAAAACACCTGGCAGGAAACCATGATTTTTCTTCAAGATACCATGATTAGCTTCGAAGACTTCTTTTTAACCTACGAAGACATACTAAAATAAGGCGAAGCATATGTTATACTGATAGTGCGCTACTAAGAAAACAAATTAAATCTTCCCTGTTTAAGGCACATTACTATAAAACAGGTATTGTTTTCTTTGCACTATATCACATCTAAGAATATAAAAAACCAGTGACTTACAGCTCCAGCAAGGACAAATAAGTGCCAAATAAAGTGATTGTAAGGTATCTTATCTATAGCGTAAAAAATAATTCCAGCAGTATAGAATCCACCTCCCATAAATAATAGCCTAATTCCAAATTTTTCGGTATATTCTAAGAGATTTTGAAAGTCCAAAACAATTAACCAACCCATAGCCAAATAGAGGAGTAATGAAAAAAACTCATATTTTCCAGTAAAGAATAATTTCAATAAGGCACCAATAGCCGCAATGGACCAGACGTAAACAAAAATATCCCAACCATTTCCGTTAATCAAAGTAATCAAAGCAACAGGGGTATAAGTGCCTGCTATTAAAAGATAGATGCAGATATGGTCCAGAATTCTCAGCCTGTTTCTGAAACGAGCAAAAGAAACCTGATGATAAAGAGAGGAAGCCGTAAACATAAGTATGAAAGTGAAACTATATACTATAATGCTAAAAGTTGCATAGTCAGTTTTATGAGAATTTTTATTTAATAAAAGATAAAATCCCATTACCCCGAACAAAGCACCTATCACATGAGAAATTGTATTGAGTCTTTCTTCTTTTTGAATAACAGTAGGTTTAGTCATTAGGAATTATGGGGTTATATTTAATCTAAATGAATACTTGTATCCATCATTTATATTGTTTCCCGTGTTTAATAACAATATCCACATCCTGTAAAAGACTTATATATCTTAGCACGTCTCCTTTGACCGCTATGATATCTGCATATTTTCCAGGAGTCACCGTTCCCACTTCGTCCGAAACACCCATCCATAAAGAAGGCCAATACGTTGCTGCTCGTATGGCATACATGGGGTCTATCCCAAATTCATTTACCCAAACATCCAACTCGTTCCAAGTAGACTGACTATGAAATTTCATAGGAATACCACTATCCGTACCTATCATGAGTACTACCCCGGAGTCAAGTAATTGTTGAATTTTAGTTTTTAGAGTAGGCTTTCTGACAGGTGTTAATTGAAAATAAGGGAGCTGGTCCGGATGCTTTATGCTATTTTTTATGTCCGTAACCACCGTATCAGGCAGACCTCTGTGCCAAGAATCATTATCCAATACTTCAGGATTGTCCCTAGTATATTCATAGTTATACAACCCTTCTACAGTTGGACACCAAAACAAAGGACCTGAGCTCATATCAGCAGTTCGTTCCCTTATCATGTCCATTATATCATCCGGATATCTGGGAGCAGAAGATAAACCTGTATGCTCAAAACAATCTGCCCCTACTTTAAGTCCTCTTCGTATTTCTTCAGGCCTATGGCCATGTGCAACGACCTTCAAATTATTCTTATGTGCCTCGTCTACTATAGCCGATAATTCCTCCATGGACATTTGGTCTTGGTCAATCAACTTAACAACATCCACACCAGCCTTTGCTAATTTTTTAATTTTTTTGCGTGCATCATCAGGACCGTTAACTCCCCATCTAAAATCTTCCGTTCCAGGGTACGGTTCCTTTTGAATGAAAGGACCTGATACGTATAACGTAGCACCGGGAATGTCACCATTATTAATAGCATCTCTTACTGCAATACTCTCCGCTAAGGGCGCCCCTAGGTCACGAGCACTAGTAACACCTGCCATTAATAGTTGCTCTGCAGA
This genomic window from Maribacter sp. MJ134 contains:
- a CDS encoding DUF4268 domain-containing protein — protein: MFSKEESRKLREAFWIAFGKSYPRKWILYKTGKKGLDFKFHFNLKSAMVSLDVTGNLEQRIEIWEKLNSLKSILLADYLPTAIFEDCYLLENQKEISRIYVERQNVSIHNKNTWQETMIFLQDTMISFEDFFLTYEDILK
- a CDS encoding ZIP family metal transporter, with amino-acid sequence MIYLLPVLGVLLSFILVLILKPKNKEHFKLLLAFSGTFLLALTIFELLPEVYDNSDTKTIGVFIMLGILLQIFLEFFSKGAEHGHVHLSSQSEVFPWLLFLSLSLHSLLEGVPVLTNETMVYAILIHKIPIALILSLFLLGSKLKTFYAGLFIVIFAFMTPLGTFLADNIALIEDYSVYLNAMAIGVFFHISTVILFESSEGHKFNLRKLLVIILGIVIAYFL
- the trhA gene encoding PAQR family membrane homeostasis protein TrhA, translated to MTKPTVIQKEERLNTISHVIGALFGVMGFYLLLNKNSHKTDYATFSIIVYSFTFILMFTASSLYHQVSFARFRNRLRILDHICIYLLIAGTYTPVALITLINGNGWDIFVYVWSIAAIGALLKLFFTGKYEFFSLLLYLAMGWLIVLDFQNLLEYTEKFGIRLLFMGGGFYTAGIIFYAIDKIPYNHFIWHLFVLAGAVSHWFFIFLDVI
- a CDS encoding amidohydrolase family protein; protein product: MVNKIFLLVLLLISTVTFSQNSNLKALVGGTLIDGYGSKPIANSVIIVEGEKIKAVGTTTTVKIPDNAEIISTEGMTVLPGLWDMHVHTMINGHADYAYWDKTYPPLLEDVIMPSSAEQLLMAGVTSARDLGAPLAESIAVRDAINNGDIPGATLYVSGPFIQKEPYPGTEDFRWGVNGPDDARKKIKKLAKAGVDVVKLIDQDQMSMEELSAIVDEAHKNNLKVVAHGHRPEEIRRGLKVGADCFEHTGLSSAPRYPDDIMDMIRERTADMSSGPLFWCPTVEGLYNYEYTRDNPEVLDNDSWHRGLPDTVVTDIKNSIKHPDQLPYFQLTPVRKPTLKTKIQQLLDSGVVLMIGTDSGIPMKFHSQSTWNELDVWVNEFGIDPMYAIRAATYWPSLWMGVSDEVGTVTPGKYADIIAVKGDVLRYISLLQDVDIVIKHGKQYK